The Halococcus sediminicola genome includes a region encoding these proteins:
- the fmdA gene encoding formamidase, with protein sequence MPETVFEVDVDEGPEDQPDPIVNRWHPDVPPAASVEPGDTFRIEHLDWTGGQVNNDDSANDMRDMALDPNHHLSGPIEVKGAEPGDILVVDILDLGPFQDHEWGFTGIFDLENGGGFLTDHFPEARKTIWDLDGAYTSSRHIDDVRFPGLSHPGIMGTAPSHELLEEWNEREQALIDRGPEHETAVNHETREDEPPLALPPEPNDVMLGDLDEDEVDEAAEKAARTIPPRENGGNCDIKNLSRGSRVYLPVFVEGANLVTGDLHFSQGDGEITFCGAIEMAGFLDLQVDVIKNGVEKMGTDYAMFKPGYQDPDFSDYVVFEGYSVDEDGTQHYKNANIGMRRACLDAIDYLTNFGYTREQGYFLLNAIPIETRIAGIVDLPNTCVTVSVPNECFDIDIDPDTLRDGTNGADRGDVAKPS encoded by the coding sequence ATGCCAGAAACGGTGTTCGAGGTCGATGTCGACGAAGGTCCAGAGGATCAGCCCGATCCGATCGTCAATCGGTGGCATCCAGACGTACCACCCGCTGCAAGCGTGGAACCGGGAGATACGTTTCGCATCGAGCATCTCGACTGGACGGGTGGTCAGGTAAACAACGACGATAGTGCAAACGACATGCGGGACATGGCTCTCGATCCGAATCACCATCTGAGCGGCCCAATCGAAGTCAAGGGTGCCGAACCCGGTGACATCTTGGTGGTCGACATCCTCGATCTCGGTCCGTTCCAAGACCACGAATGGGGCTTTACCGGAATCTTCGACTTGGAGAACGGAGGCGGGTTCCTCACGGATCACTTCCCGGAGGCGCGAAAGACCATCTGGGACCTCGATGGTGCCTACACATCGTCTAGACATATCGATGATGTCCGATTCCCCGGTCTCTCCCACCCGGGGATTATGGGTACTGCACCATCTCACGAACTCCTCGAAGAGTGGAACGAGCGAGAGCAGGCGCTCATCGACCGTGGTCCGGAGCACGAAACGGCTGTGAATCACGAGACTCGTGAGGATGAGCCACCACTCGCGCTTCCACCGGAGCCGAACGATGTCATGTTGGGGGACCTGGACGAGGACGAAGTCGACGAGGCGGCGGAGAAAGCTGCCCGAACCATCCCACCGCGGGAAAACGGGGGCAACTGTGATATCAAGAACCTCAGCCGCGGATCGCGGGTGTACCTCCCGGTGTTCGTCGAGGGAGCGAACCTCGTCACTGGTGACCTACACTTCTCACAGGGAGATGGTGAGATCACGTTCTGTGGAGCGATCGAGATGGCTGGATTCCTCGATCTCCAGGTCGATGTCATCAAGAACGGTGTCGAAAAGATGGGAACCGACTACGCGATGTTCAAGCCGGGGTATCAAGACCCCGACTTCTCGGATTACGTGGTCTTCGAGGGCTACTCTGTCGACGAAGACGGTACCCAACACTACAAGAACGCCAACATTGGCATGCGCCGTGCCTGCCTCGATGCTATCGACTACCTAACCAACTTCGGATACACGCGTGAGCAGGGCTACTTCCTGCTCAATGCCATTCCAATTGAAACCAGAATCGCCGGTATCGTCGATCTCCCCAATACATGCGTCACGGTGTCGGTACCGAACGAGTGTTTCGACATCGATATCGACCCGGATACACTCAGGGATGGGACCAACGGCGCGGATCGCGGTGACGTAGCCAAACCCTCGTGA
- the fmdA gene encoding formamidase, with product MPETRFEVDVDSEPDEQPGSNPFNRWHPDIPATVEADPGETMRLEALDWTGGQIRDNDNANEVRDVDLTQVHYLAGPVHINGAEPGDLLKVEFLDMGPLNERSEFGFAGTFSQQNGGGFLTDHFPRAAKSIWDLDGYTVSSRHVPDVRYQGKIHPGLAGCAPSQELLEEWNEREQELVDKHREDPESIHNHPTGEKEPPVANLPTSEGALMGEMDSEEAEKAAEEAARTVPPREHGGNHDIKDLSIGSTVYFPVYVDGGKFGVGDFHASQGDGEINFCGAIEMAAYIDLKFDLVKDGMDKHGIDHPIFEPGNRGPAFEDYVTFCGYSVTEDGDQHYIDPHVSYRRACLQAIDYLKKFGYTGQQALHILGTVPVEGRHSGVVDVPNACSTLALPKGAFDFDISPESFGNDKDRGDLSITDDPLT from the coding sequence ATGCCCGAAACAAGATTCGAAGTCGACGTCGACAGTGAACCGGACGAGCAACCAGGATCGAACCCATTCAATCGATGGCACCCGGACATACCAGCAACCGTCGAGGCCGATCCGGGCGAAACCATGCGTCTTGAGGCACTCGACTGGACTGGAGGACAGATCCGGGACAACGACAACGCAAACGAAGTCCGGGATGTAGACCTCACACAGGTGCACTATCTGGCAGGGCCAGTGCACATAAACGGTGCCGAACCCGGTGACCTCTTGAAGGTAGAATTCCTCGATATGGGGCCTCTCAACGAGCGCTCGGAATTCGGCTTTGCGGGAACCTTCTCACAACAAAACGGTGGTGGGTTCCTCACCGACCATTTCCCGAGGGCTGCAAAATCGATCTGGGATCTTGATGGCTATACCGTCTCGTCACGGCATGTTCCCGATGTCCGCTACCAGGGAAAGATCCATCCAGGACTGGCTGGGTGTGCGCCAAGCCAAGAACTCCTCGAAGAGTGGAACGAACGCGAGCAAGAATTGGTCGACAAACACCGAGAGGACCCGGAGTCGATTCACAACCATCCGACTGGTGAAAAGGAGCCCCCGGTTGCGAACCTTCCCACCAGTGAAGGCGCGCTAATGGGAGAGATGGACTCTGAAGAAGCCGAAAAGGCCGCCGAAGAAGCAGCCAGAACGGTCCCCCCACGCGAACACGGAGGGAATCACGATATCAAAGACCTCTCGATCGGATCGACGGTCTACTTCCCAGTATATGTTGATGGTGGGAAATTTGGTGTCGGTGACTTCCATGCCTCACAGGGCGATGGTGAGATCAATTTCTGCGGTGCAATCGAGATGGCAGCGTACATCGACCTCAAGTTCGACCTCGTCAAAGATGGCATGGACAAGCATGGTATCGACCATCCGATATTCGAACCAGGGAATCGTGGACCGGCGTTCGAGGATTACGTGACGTTCTGTGGATATTCAGTCACCGAAGACGGGGATCAGCACTACATCGATCCACACGTGTCTTACCGGCGTGCGTGTCTTCAGGCGATCGACTACCTGAAGAAATTCGGCTACACGGGCCAGCAAGCGCTCCATATCCTGGGAACGGTTCCTGTGGAAGGGCGTCACAGTGGCGTTGTAGACGTACCGAACGCTTGCTCAACACTTGCTCTACCGAAGGGTGCGTTCGACTTCGATATCTCCCCGGAGAGCTTCGGTAACGACAAAGATCGCGGTGATCTCAGTATTACGGACGATCCACTTACGTGA
- a CDS encoding AmiS/UreI family transporter yields MSLYSVLGMGLLFVGGVLIVNGIWLLGRGDDSDVAIFNLLTGLLTFLIVLWWGFGGDASEGTPFNAAGTMLFSFTYLWLGANAYRGIEDQRSFGWYCAFVAVVAVPTGFIVFQTGDLGLAILWWIWAILWATFFVLLGIERTEYTESIGGFTAVVGVLTGAAGYLMAAGFWPWA; encoded by the coding sequence ATGTCGCTGTATAGCGTACTCGGTATGGGGCTCCTCTTTGTCGGCGGCGTTCTCATAGTCAACGGGATCTGGCTGCTCGGACGAGGTGACGATTCAGACGTTGCTATTTTCAATCTTCTTACAGGACTCCTCACGTTCTTGATCGTACTCTGGTGGGGGTTTGGTGGCGACGCGTCAGAAGGTACCCCATTCAATGCAGCAGGAACGATGCTTTTTTCGTTCACCTATCTCTGGCTGGGAGCAAACGCATACAGAGGTATCGAAGATCAACGATCGTTCGGTTGGTACTGTGCGTTCGTTGCCGTCGTTGCAGTTCCGACTGGATTCATCGTCTTCCAGACGGGTGACCTCGGGCTAGCTATCCTGTGGTGGATTTGGGCGATACTCTGGGCAACATTTTTTGTTCTACTAGGGATAGAGCGTACTGAATATACCGAGTCTATCGGAGGATTCACAGCAGTCGTTGGCGTGTTGACTGGTGCTGCTGGCTACTTGATGGCAGCTGGTTTCTGGCCCTGGGCCTGA
- a CDS encoding metal-dependent hydrolase family protein, whose product MLVIENVTVVDANGAQDGPLVVENGRVESIGTAPKDPDEVLDGHGGVVAPGLIDSHVHISMDGRPDTATLTSQSPSTLAYRAAANLERTVRAGVTTVRDLGSPGTLGPDTRDAVAEGIVEGPRVVPCGSPVVVTGGHGHWFGREADGAAEVRKAVREQLKDGAEVIKTMASGGVLTEGAEIGGHEMSPEELGTLVSTANAKGRPTAAHCHSTESIANATAAGIDSVEHGTFMDDATAEAMATSGTYWVPTASALHGIVENGTDDGIPDWAVTKAREATDAFDDAWTHALNHDVPIAMGTDAGTPFNHHGDAAHELELMVEYGLSPTRAFEAATVNAAELLGLDRVGKLESGYRADCVVLDSDPRESESAYRSPRAVIADGTVVR is encoded by the coding sequence GTGCTCGTTATTGAGAACGTGACCGTCGTCGACGCGAACGGTGCCCAAGATGGTCCGCTCGTCGTCGAGAACGGTCGGGTCGAAAGCATTGGAACCGCTCCGAAAGACCCGGACGAGGTCCTCGACGGTCATGGCGGCGTAGTCGCCCCAGGACTGATCGACTCGCATGTTCACATTTCGATGGACGGACGGCCGGACACCGCGACACTGACCTCGCAGTCACCCTCGACGCTTGCCTACCGTGCGGCCGCAAACCTAGAACGGACCGTTCGTGCAGGCGTAACGACGGTTCGTGATCTCGGATCACCGGGAACGCTCGGACCGGACACGAGAGATGCGGTTGCCGAGGGCATCGTCGAAGGTCCGCGGGTCGTTCCTTGTGGCTCACCGGTCGTCGTCACTGGCGGCCACGGCCACTGGTTTGGGCGGGAGGCCGATGGGGCAGCCGAAGTCCGAAAGGCCGTCAGAGAGCAACTGAAAGACGGTGCCGAGGTCATCAAAACGATGGCGAGCGGTGGCGTGCTCACCGAAGGGGCGGAGATCGGCGGCCACGAAATGTCACCTGAGGAGCTTGGGACACTCGTGAGTACGGCAAACGCGAAAGGCCGGCCGACCGCGGCTCATTGTCACAGCACCGAAAGCATCGCCAACGCGACAGCGGCTGGAATCGACAGCGTCGAACATGGTACCTTCATGGACGACGCGACCGCGGAGGCGATGGCCACGTCGGGAACGTACTGGGTGCCGACGGCCTCGGCCCTCCACGGCATCGTCGAGAACGGCACCGACGACGGGATCCCCGACTGGGCGGTCACGAAAGCACGGGAAGCGACCGATGCCTTCGACGACGCATGGACTCACGCGCTCAACCACGACGTTCCGATCGCCATGGGCACCGACGCCGGCACGCCGTTCAACCATCATGGTGACGCCGCACACGAACTCGAACTGATGGTCGAGTACGGGCTGAGTCCCACCCGCGCGTTCGAGGCGGCGACGGTGAACGCTGCAGAGCTTCTCGGACTCGATCGAGTGGGGAAACTCGAATCCGGCTATCGCGCCGATTGCGTCGTCCTCGATAGCGATCCACGGGAAAGCGAGAGCGCGTATCGCAGCCCACGAGCAGTCATTGCGGACGGGACTGTCGTTCGGTAG
- a CDS encoding amidase family protein encodes MSVPAGVTADGLPVGMEILGKPFDEPSLLEIGYSFEQATDHRHRPKTTID; translated from the coding sequence ATGTCCGTCCCAGCGGGGGTCACTGCTGATGGATTGCCAGTCGGGATGGAAATCCTCGGCAAACCGTTCGACGAACCGTCACTCCTCGAGATCGGCTACTCGTTCGAACAAGCCACGGATCATCGCCATCGGCCCAAAACGACCATCGACTAA
- a CDS encoding carboxymuconolactone decarboxylase family protein, whose protein sequence is MSRIQPLEPGETSDEEVQQRLTAAEHGWYGDAGFFGAMAHAPVIFTHLYDTLGAFPSNEQITAELLELMRLRIATVHECAYCATVRTLNVRNEVAGREDAVLGDEINSKQLSYEEELAVTLADHLASDPHRITDELVDTLRETFSEADTIELLLFASLEVGLDRFCIALELDTTDASSYLSNLDYPHES, encoded by the coding sequence ATGTCTCGAATTCAACCGCTTGAACCCGGTGAAACATCTGATGAAGAGGTACAGCAACGGTTGACTGCTGCTGAACACGGATGGTATGGCGACGCTGGATTCTTCGGTGCAATGGCACACGCTCCGGTAATATTCACACACCTGTACGACACACTCGGCGCGTTTCCGTCGAATGAGCAGATCACGGCAGAGCTTCTCGAACTAATGCGGCTTCGTATTGCTACGGTCCATGAGTGCGCATACTGTGCGACCGTTCGCACACTCAATGTCCGCAACGAGGTCGCTGGTCGCGAAGATGCGGTCCTCGGTGACGAAATCAACTCGAAGCAGTTGAGCTACGAAGAGGAGCTCGCAGTTACTCTCGCAGATCATCTGGCGTCGGACCCACATCGGATTACTGACGAACTCGTAGATACGCTTCGAGAAACGTTTAGCGAAGCAGATACTATCGAATTACTGTTGTTCGCTTCGTTGGAAGTAGGCTTGGATCGCTTTTGTATTGCGCTCGAACTCGACACGACCGACGCGAGCTCTTATCTAAGTAACCTTGACTATCCTCACGAATCATAA
- the thsA gene encoding thermosome subunit alpha, translating to MRYVFVGCHHVLRNTSMVGSNIQQLRPAVNETTERLQGRDAQDANFSAAKALAEIVRTTLGPRGSDKMLITTDGKVVVTNDGASILDRIAIEHPAASIVAEVAETQADSTKDGTTTAVILTSELLRAADALLEQGLHPTTIADGYRLAAERALEILQKETIEIDPHDTNRLQDVVHTVITGKWEGTDAQFLAELAVETVQAIEHDETIDRRNITRQAVAGGGYRDSEVIDGLAIDLESSSTSVVAPETEFPRQIEDATIALVDDQLTIETVDGLGTVNFDTPEQRQAFLDYEDEVYERYVATIADAGADVVFCQKSIDDPIRYLLAREDILCVERTRKDELIKLGRATGAQYVGTVDQLTSTDTGQAGLVERRSIGNQELAIVADCSDSKQVSILLRGGTKHINEEMKRVLDNCLNILKLAIETREVLPGGGAVEVMLAEDLRKHAEGIGKREQLAIEAFGDALEALPRMLAQNAGMDPIDALIDVRHRQHEGNVTAGLDVLNGEIGDMIATGVLEPLAVKQRAVTTAYEAATMLVRIDDIIAAAPDTDTDEHHEEHDSNTLHTDTGGYPWSIGH from the coding sequence ATGAGATACGTTTTTGTAGGATGCCATCATGTTCTTCGTAACACAAGCATGGTGGGTAGTAACATACAGCAGTTGCGTCCAGCCGTAAACGAGACTACCGAGCGTCTCCAAGGACGGGATGCCCAAGATGCTAATTTCTCCGCAGCGAAGGCTCTTGCCGAAATAGTCCGAACCACTCTCGGACCACGTGGAAGCGACAAAATGTTGATCACCACCGATGGGAAAGTAGTAGTCACGAACGATGGAGCGAGTATTCTGGATCGGATAGCGATCGAACATCCTGCAGCCAGCATAGTGGCAGAAGTCGCCGAAACCCAGGCCGATTCGACGAAGGATGGAACTACGACCGCGGTGATTCTCACAAGCGAACTACTCAGAGCTGCGGACGCTCTCCTTGAGCAAGGCCTCCATCCCACTACTATCGCTGATGGCTATCGACTGGCTGCCGAGCGAGCGCTCGAGATATTACAGAAGGAGACGATCGAAATCGATCCCCATGATACAAACCGTCTCCAAGATGTCGTTCACACGGTCATCACAGGAAAATGGGAAGGCACTGACGCACAGTTCCTTGCCGAACTGGCCGTCGAGACAGTACAGGCAATCGAGCACGACGAGACTATTGACCGTCGCAACATTACACGCCAAGCCGTAGCCGGTGGTGGTTATCGTGACTCAGAGGTCATCGATGGGCTTGCAATCGACTTAGAAAGTTCCTCGACATCGGTGGTAGCGCCGGAAACGGAGTTTCCGCGGCAAATTGAAGACGCCACGATCGCTCTCGTCGACGATCAGTTGACCATCGAAACAGTGGATGGTCTCGGTACCGTCAATTTTGACACTCCAGAGCAGCGTCAAGCATTTCTCGACTACGAGGACGAAGTTTATGAGAGATACGTCGCAACGATCGCCGACGCAGGTGCCGATGTTGTATTCTGTCAGAAGAGTATCGATGATCCGATCAGGTATCTCCTCGCTCGCGAAGATATCCTTTGCGTTGAACGGACACGGAAGGACGAATTGATTAAATTGGGACGGGCGACTGGTGCACAGTACGTGGGCACGGTAGACCAACTCACCTCAACGGACACTGGTCAGGCTGGACTTGTCGAGCGTCGATCGATTGGTAATCAGGAGTTGGCGATTGTCGCGGACTGTAGCGACTCGAAGCAGGTTTCAATCCTCCTTCGTGGGGGGACGAAACACATCAACGAAGAGATGAAGAGGGTTCTCGACAACTGCCTCAACATACTCAAACTGGCTATCGAAACACGGGAGGTGCTCCCTGGGGGAGGCGCGGTCGAAGTCATGCTCGCCGAAGACCTTCGAAAGCATGCCGAGGGAATTGGCAAACGCGAACAACTGGCGATCGAGGCGTTTGGCGACGCGCTCGAAGCGCTCCCCCGAATGCTCGCGCAGAATGCGGGAATGGATCCGATCGATGCTCTCATTGACGTTCGTCACCGACAACACGAGGGCAACGTGACTGCCGGACTCGATGTACTGAATGGCGAGATCGGGGACATGATCGCTACAGGCGTACTGGAACCGCTGGCGGTCAAACAGCGTGCTGTCACGACCGCTTACGAAGCTGCGACTATGCTCGTCCGAATCGACGATATCATTGCGGCAGCACCAGACACCGATACTGACGAGCACCACGAAGAACACGATTCCAATACCCTCCACACTGATACGGGCGGCTATCCGTGGTCGATCGGCCACTAA
- a CDS encoding hydantoinase/oxoprolinase family protein gives MAYNLGVDVGGTFTDVIVFDENTHELTIDKVLSTAANPSEGVLAGIKEAVDKADTSVADLALIFHGTTVVTNMLLEESGSRVGLLTSTGHEEILHLARAWTPGPLYGWIGMEKPEPLADLVDTRGISGTIASPEGVVDEPLDESEVRAAIRELQASGVDSLSVALLNSYLNPVHEQRIREIANEEAPELPVSISSEIVPEYGEYERTLTTVINDYARPQVIEYLDGLDASLEEAGSMATMNVVRSDGGLMSSAAARGRPVELALSGPSGGVVGAATIAEQKGVPDVLTLDMGGTSTDVSLVEEGTPGTTRRTKVGYREFTSRSVDVNTVGAGGGSIARVQLSGSLQVGPESSGADPGPACYGQGGDEPTVTDANVVLGRIPPAVQLGGKMDLDHAAAREAIAGIADERGSSIEEAAQAILDIVNENMHSALRVVSVERGYDPREFGLVAFGGAGPMHANALADVMGAYPLVIPPGPGVMSAFGFLTSDVQNEFSETYLETDRDVDGEDVYGKLMTLREEATDWLDSEDVDETNHAFEYYADCRYFRQDIQMSIPVDIENLQSEEGLEEIKADFEARHDKQFGFSLDAPLEIATLRVIGKGTLQGVTIDEHDLGGTDPSAAEVGTNDVYFDGAYHETPLYNRTELQPGNEIHGPAIVIDDDSTMVVQPDHTAIIDRYANIEINRGEDR, from the coding sequence ATGGCATACAATCTCGGGGTGGACGTTGGCGGAACGTTCACCGACGTGATCGTGTTCGACGAGAACACTCACGAACTCACGATAGACAAGGTGTTGTCGACAGCGGCGAACCCGTCCGAGGGCGTGCTCGCCGGAATCAAAGAAGCCGTGGACAAGGCGGACACTTCGGTTGCCGACTTGGCGTTGATCTTTCACGGTACGACTGTCGTAACGAACATGTTACTCGAAGAAAGTGGTTCACGCGTCGGTCTACTCACGTCGACAGGACACGAGGAGATTCTTCATCTCGCGCGAGCGTGGACCCCGGGACCTCTTTATGGATGGATCGGTATGGAAAAGCCCGAACCGCTTGCCGACCTCGTGGACACGCGCGGGATTTCGGGAACCATTGCCTCGCCGGAAGGAGTCGTCGACGAACCGCTCGATGAGTCGGAAGTCAGAGCAGCGATCCGAGAGCTACAGGCTTCCGGGGTCGATTCCCTTTCGGTTGCGTTGCTCAATTCGTATCTCAACCCGGTACACGAACAACGGATTCGAGAGATAGCCAACGAGGAAGCGCCGGAGCTTCCAGTATCGATTTCCTCAGAAATCGTCCCCGAATACGGCGAATACGAGCGGACACTGACCACGGTTATCAACGATTACGCCCGTCCGCAGGTTATCGAATACCTCGACGGTCTCGATGCATCTCTCGAAGAAGCCGGGTCGATGGCGACGATGAACGTCGTTCGCTCCGACGGTGGGTTGATGAGTTCCGCGGCGGCGAGGGGTCGTCCCGTCGAACTCGCGCTCTCGGGGCCGAGTGGCGGCGTCGTTGGCGCGGCGACGATTGCCGAACAGAAGGGTGTTCCCGATGTACTGACCCTGGATATGGGTGGCACTTCGACGGATGTCTCGCTCGTCGAGGAGGGAACACCCGGAACCACCCGGCGGACGAAGGTCGGTTACCGGGAGTTCACGTCACGCTCGGTCGATGTCAATACAGTCGGTGCCGGAGGGGGTTCCATCGCCCGCGTGCAACTCAGCGGCTCGCTGCAAGTCGGCCCCGAAAGTTCCGGTGCCGACCCCGGCCCGGCCTGCTACGGACAGGGGGGTGACGAGCCGACAGTGACCGACGCCAACGTCGTCCTCGGGCGTATCCCGCCAGCGGTTCAGCTCGGCGGGAAGATGGACCTCGACCACGCGGCGGCTCGCGAAGCCATCGCCGGAATCGCCGACGAGCGCGGAAGTTCCATCGAGGAGGCCGCACAGGCGATTCTCGATATCGTCAACGAGAACATGCACAGTGCATTGCGGGTTGTTTCCGTCGAACGCGGCTACGACCCGCGCGAATTCGGTCTCGTCGCCTTCGGCGGTGCGGGTCCGATGCATGCGAACGCCCTCGCCGACGTAATGGGGGCCTACCCGCTTGTTATCCCGCCAGGACCGGGAGTCATGTCGGCGTTCGGCTTTCTGACCTCGGATGTACAGAACGAGTTTTCCGAAACGTACCTCGAAACCGACCGCGATGTCGACGGTGAGGACGTGTATGGAAAGCTCATGACGCTGCGCGAGGAAGCAACCGACTGGCTCGACTCAGAAGACGTCGACGAGACGAATCACGCCTTCGAGTACTACGCGGACTGTCGGTACTTCCGCCAGGACATCCAGATGTCGATCCCTGTCGATATCGAAAATCTGCAAAGCGAGGAGGGACTAGAGGAGATCAAAGCCGACTTCGAGGCCCGTCACGACAAGCAGTTCGGGTTCTCGCTCGACGCCCCTCTCGAAATCGCCACCCTCCGCGTTATCGGCAAGGGCACGCTTCAGGGCGTCACGATCGACGAACACGATCTCGGAGGTACTGATCCGAGCGCGGCCGAGGTGGGGACGAACGACGTGTACTTCGACGGTGCGTACCACGAAACACCGTTGTATAATCGCACGGAGCTACAGCCTGGCAACGAGATCCACGGCCCTGCGATCGTCATCGACGACGACTCGACGATGGTCGTTCAACCGGACCACACCGCAATTATCGACCGCTATGCCAACATCGAAATCAACCGAGGAGAGGACCGATGA